The DNA segment GGGGTATCCACTTATGCTTAAAGCCGCAGCAGGCGGTGGTGGAATTGGCATGCAAGCCGTAAAAAATGACGAGGAGCTTGAGAAAGCCTTTGAAGGCAACCAAAAACGAGCCGAGACCTTTTTCGGGGATGGAAAAATGTTCATGGAAAAACAAATCGTCGATCCGCGCCACATCGAAATCCAAGTGTTAGCCGACGAGTTCGGAAATGCCGTCCATTTATTTGAGCGGGAATGTTCGATTCAACGTAGGCATCAGAAAGTGGTTGAGGAGGCCCCTTCCCCATTTCTTTCAGATCAAACAAGACAGAGCATGGGGGACAGTGCCCTGAAAGCTGTGCAGACACTTGGGTATGCGAATGCCGGTACCATTGAGTTTTTAGTTGATGACCAAGAGAATTATTACTTTCTTGAAATGAACACACGTTTGCAAGTGGAGCATCCCGTTACGGAAGAAATTACTGGGCTCGATCTTGTTGAACAACAGCTGCGTGTGGCCGCTGGAGAGAAACTAGCTATTAGACAAGAAGACCTATCTATCCATGGTCACGCGATTGAGGTTCGCATCTATGCCGAAGACTCGAATACCTTCTTTCCATCTCCTGGCCAGTTATCAAATTTAGTACTGCCGCAAGGAGAGGGAATACGCCATGAGTTGGCTGTTCATGGCCAATCGCAGGTGAC comes from the Halobacillus shinanisalinarum genome and includes:
- a CDS encoding acetyl-CoA carboxylase biotin carboxylase subunit translates to MFSKVLIANRGEIASRIIRTCARLNIKTVAVYSEADQQAPYVEEADESYLIGKPRVNESYLNVDKILQVAQKSGAEAIHPGYGLLSEHAGFAKRVREAGLVFIGPSSEVIAKMGDKIAARSEMQKAGVPIVPGTEAAVADTEEAKEIAKQMGYPLMLKAAAGGGGIGMQAVKNDEELEKAFEGNQKRAETFFGDGKMFMEKQIVDPRHIEIQVLADEFGNAVHLFERECSIQRRHQKVVEEAPSPFLSDQTRQSMGDSALKAVQTLGYANAGTIEFLVDDQENYYFLEMNTRLQVEHPVTEEITGLDLVEQQLRVAAGEKLAIRQEDLSIHGHAIEVRIYAEDSNTFFPSPGQLSNLVLPQGEGIRHELAVHGQSQVTPFYDPMIAKLIVKGTSREEAIERLTAALHQYEVQGIKSNVTMLKRIITHEKFKQGETKTSFVENYYLPTLTNH